Proteins from one Rosa chinensis cultivar Old Blush chromosome 7, RchiOBHm-V2, whole genome shotgun sequence genomic window:
- the LOC112175938 gene encoding lysine-specific demethylase JMJ25 — translation MARGGGRGRGRWAKRQTHNPNQTEDVAVKVGEDGDGVVLSEIKAVSFGGVEKGEDGLGNDQKEEVAVSVKKKKKPGRKSKKGLVGNGDGGLKEVAFGGDEISMMTLRKRPERNKRVRVMEAEGNGEKGKENGASVNKKGRKKVTFAKEGGKKGVLEVDNDKKRDRKRAKTEEEDGNEVGYSFRPLREQGHLSTEERKKWIEEVSLMCHQCQRNDKGRVVRCKKCRTKRYCVPCIENWYPHTSEDAIAEACPVCRGNCNCKACLRLDIPVKNLKNQDLVLDKDARIEHSKYLIHALLPSLKRIHEEQENEMAMEARRKGLSNLKLQIPKSDCAADVRVYCNNCRTSIFDYHRSCPKCSYDLCLICCREIREGQLQLGREEVTLEYVSRGLPYLHGGKEEDNKKRKGKRNRNVVEPPSETSPKSSGKRTFEWKSYEDGSIICPPEDMGGCGSGNLELRCMFSKNYVKELVKKAEEIDEAYKLVYSSRTSAERCSCLNSVDDVNSSINASRKAASRDNSEDNYLYCARAGDIQVEDLKHFQWHWIKGEPVIVSNALETASGLSWEPLVMWRACRQMQHTKHGKHLDVKAIDCLDWCEGDINIHQFFTGYSKGRFDKENWPQILKLKDWPPTNLFEERLPRHGAEFICCLPYKEYTHPRNGPLNLFAKLPSKCVKPDMGPKTYIAYGFSQELGRGDSVTKLHCDMSDAVNVLTHTTEVNLTPEQLTVIEKLKKKHAQQDQREIFGNCQTVDDDVDSGKAAGDSCFSNDKQLLNEVDNNSSGVAVPELVDPIVQHVGDASTGSVSEKNKEAELDHDIGGEMPARIYGNKLEESDVNEGGALWDIFRRQDVPKLQEYLMKHFKEFRHIHCCPLQQVIHPIHDQTFYLTMEHKKKLKEEYGIEPWTFIQNLGDAVFIPAGCPHQVRNLKSCIKVAMDFVSPENVGECFHLTEVFRTLPEDHRAKEDKLEVKKMIVHSVTDALEELNQNVRSKEVTNPPQSSQSDGDYMVQDIA, via the exons ATGGCGAGAGGGGGAGGCagaggaagagggagatggGCGAAGCGGCAAACCCATAACCCAAATCAAACTGAAGATGTTGCTGTCAAAGTTGGTGAAGATGGTGATGGGGTTGTTCTTTCTGAGATAAAGGCTGTGTCTTTTGGTGGTGTAGAGAAGGGTGAGGACGGTTTGGGAAACGATCAAAAGGAAGAAGTTGCTGtgagtgtgaagaagaagaagaagcctggGAGGAAGAGTAAGAAGGGTTTGGTGGGAAATGGTGATGGGGGTCTAAAGGAGGTTGCTTTTGGTGGTGATGAGATTTCTATGATGACTTTGAGGAAGAGGCCTGAACGGAACAAGAGAGTTAGAGTTATGGAGGCAGAGGGAAATGGTGAGAAAGGTAAAGAGAATGGTGCTTCTGTGAACAAGAAGGGTAGGAAAAAGGTGACATTTGCGAAGGAAGGGGGAAAGAAAGGTGTTTTAGAAGTGGATAATGACAAGAAGCGCGATAGGAAGCGTGCGAAAACTGAGGAGGAAGATGGGAATGAGGTAGGCTATTCGTTTAGGCCTCTGAGGGAGCAGGGACATCTATCAACCGAGGAGCGTAAAAAG TGGATTGAGGAGGTATCCCTAATGTGCCACCAATGTCAGAGGAATGATAAGGGAAGGGTTGTTCGGTGCAAAAAGTGCAGGACAAAGCGATATTGTGTTCCTTGCATAGAGAATtg GTATCCACATACATCAGAGGATGCCATTGCTGAGGCTTGTCCTGTATGCCGTggaaattgcaattgcaaagCATGCTTGCGCTTAGATATACCAGTTAAA AATCTGAAGAACCAAGATTTAGTACTTGACAAAGATGCAAGAATTGAGCACTCTAAGTACTTAATTCATGCACTGCTTCCATCCTTGAAAAGAATTCATGAAGAACAAGAGAATGAGATGGCGATGGAGGCAAGGAGAAAAG GATTATCTAACTTGAAGCTCCAGATACCAAAGTCTGACTGTGCTGCTGATGTTCGCGTGTATTG CAACAACTGCAGAACTTCTATTTTTGATTATCACAGAAGCTGTCCTAAATGTTCATATGACCTCTGCCTCATTTGTTGCCGGGAGATTCGAGAAGGACAATTGCAGCTAGGTAGGGAGGAAGTGACTTTGGAGTATGTTTCTCGGGGCTTACCTTATTTGCATGGTGGAAAGGAAGAGgacaacaaaaaaagaaagggaaagagaaataGGAATGTTGTGGAGCCACCCTCTGAAACTAGTCCCAAAAGTTCTGGAAAGCGAACATTTGAGTGGAAATCATATGAAGATGGAAGCATAATTTGCCCCCCAGAGGACATGGGAGGTTGTGGCAGTGGTAATCTAGAATTGAGATGCATGTTTTCTAAAAATTACGTCAAAGAGTTGGTAAAGAAAGCAGAAGAGATAGATGAAGCTTACAAACTTGTGtattcaagtagaacttctgcAGAGAGGTGTTCATGTCTCAACTCTGTCGATGATGTCAATTCGAGCATCAATGCATCAAGGAAAGCAGCTTCACGAGACAATTCTGAGGACAACTATCTGTACTGTGCAAGGGCTGGAGATATCCAAGTAGAGGATTTAAAGCATTTCCAGTGGCATTGGATCAAGGGTGAGCCTGTTATCGTTAGCAATGCACTTGAAACTGCATCAGGTTTAAGCTGGGAACCATTGGTCATGTGGCGGGCTTGTCGTCAGATGCAACATACTAAGCACGGTAAACATTTGGACGTCAAAGCAATAGATTGCCTGGATTGGTGTGAG GGGGATATCAATATCCACCAATTTTTTACTGGATACTCAAAGGGACGGTTTGATAAAGAGAATTGGCCACAGATATTGAAACTGAAAGATTGGCCGCCAACTAATTTATTTGAGGAGCGCCTTCCTCGTCATGGTGCTGAGTTCATTTGTTGTCTGCCGTATAAGGAATATACTCATCCTCGCAATGGTCCTCTAAACCTTTTTGCCAAATTACCTTCAAAATGTGTAAAACCAGACATGGGACCAAAGACATATATTGCTTATGGTTTTTCCCAGGAGCTTGGACGTGGAGATTCTGTAACCAAGCTTCATTGTGATATGTCGGATGCG GTGAATGTTTTGACACACACCACTGAAGTGAACCTTACTCCTGAGCAACTTACTGTCATTGAAAAGTTGAAAAAGAAGCATGCTCAACAAGACCAAAGAGAAATTTTTGGCAATTGTCAGACTGTGGATGATGATGTTGATAGTGGCAAGGCTGCTGGTGATTCTTGTTTCAGTAATGATAAACAACTTCTTAATGAAGTTGATAATAATAGCAGTGGTGTAGCTGTTCCAGAACTGGTTGATCCAATTGTTCAACATGTTGGAGATGCTTCAACGGGATCTGTGTCCGAAAAGAATAAAGAGGCAGAATTAGATCATGATATCGGTGGTGAAATGCCTGCAAGAATTTATGGAAATAAGTTGGAAGAGTCGGATGTCAATGAGGGAGGTGCTTTATGGGACATATTCCGTAGACAGGATGTTCCTAAGCTGCAGGAGTATCTCATGAAGCATTTCAAGGAATTCAGGCACATACACTGTTGTCCATTGCAGCAG GTTATTCATCCCATACATGATCAGACATTTTATCTTACAATGGAGCACAAAAAGAAGCTTAAAGAGGAATATG GAATTGAACCATGGACCTTCATTCAAAACCTTGGAGATGCTGTCTTTATTCCTGCAGGATGTCCGCATCAAGTCAGGAACTTGAAG TCATGCATCAAAGTTGCAATGGACTTTGTCTCACCTGAAAATGTCGGCGAGTGCTTTCACTTGACAGAAGTATTCCGCACACTTCCAGAAGATCATAGGGCTAAAGAGGACAAATTGGAG GTAAAGAAAATGATTGTTCATTCTGTCACTGATGCTCTGGAGGAACTAAATCAGAATGTGAG GTCTAAGGAAGTCACTAATCCACCTCAATCAAGTCAGAGTGATGGAGATTATATGGTCCAGGATATTGCATAG
- the LOC112178768 gene encoding rop guanine nucleotide exchange factor 14 isoform X1 → MKRGLACCTRDREISIDFDEQERIMTYNGLENCILNVQSFENESGTSRGDGFATDSLDDDASTCSSGKDAFGSFSSKWLTVNKDDHGLDEWEHLDSPKNFYVKEKPAYALQYTDVEAMKEKFAKLLLGEDITGGYNGLSTALALSNAITNLAATVFGELWKLEPLSEERKTKWQREMDWLLSPTNYMVELVPSRQNGANGRTLEIMTPKARADIHINLPALKKLDSMLIETLDSMVDTEFGYVEGGSRAEGRNRTPGQSKRWWLPSPQVPATGLSDTAKNKLLKQGKVVHQVFKAARTINESVLLEMPVPTIIRDALPKSGKASLGEELYKVLTAESSSAEEMLNSLNLKSEHNALEVINRLEAAVFSWKERITEQESGRSPVRTSWSFIKDPMSEIDKMESLSDRAERLVQRLKNRYHNLPRTFLDVTKIQYGKDVGHSILEAYSRVLGNLAFSILSRIGDILQEDALNTPSSFSVSSYFPGINFTNNLETSVLGQNIRYSFLDRSSGDHRNSDSTSSNIDLEFSYSVTKGSPVTATPSRARVWCIGREACISVSPTNSP, encoded by the exons ATGAAGAGAGGACTTGCTTGTTGCACCCGGGACAGGGAGATTAGCATCGACTTTGATGAGCAAGAGA GAATAATGACATACAATGGCCTTGAAAATTGCATTCTGAATGTACAATCTTTTGAGAATGAGAGCGGAACAAGTAGAGGAGATGGGTTTGCAACTGACTCACTGGATGATGATGCTTCCACCTGTTCTTCTGGCAAAGATGCTTTTGGCTCATTCTCTTCAAAATGGTTGACAGTGAACAAAGATGACCATGGTCTGGATGAATGGGAGCACTTAGACAGTCCCAAGAATTTCTATGTCAAAGAAAAACCTGCTTACGCACTCCAGTATACAGATGTGGAGGCAATGAAAGAAAAGTTTGCAAAGCTGCTATTGGGTGAAGATATTACAGGAGGGTACAATGGCCTCAGCACTGCTTTAGCATTGTCAAATGCCATCACAAATCTAGCAG CAACGGTTTTTGGAGAGCTGTGGAAACTGGAACCACTATCTGAAGAGAGGAAAACAAAATGGCAAAGAGAAATGGACTGGTTGCTCTCCCCTACCAACTATATGGTTGAGCTGGTTCCTTCCAGGCAAAATGGTGCTAATGGCCGGACATTAGAG ATTATGACTCCGAAAGCTCGTGCAgacatacacatcaatcttccaGCACTTAAGAAGTTGGACTCGATGCTTATT GAAACACTTGATTCAATGGTGGATACTGAGTTTGGGTATGTAGAAGGTGGTAGCAGGGCAGAAGGACGAAACAGAACTCCAGGTCAGAGCAAGAGATGGTGGCTCCCATCACCCCAGGTACCAGCTACTGGACTCTCTGATACAGCAAAGAATAAGTTACTTAAACAGGGTAAGGTGGTACATCAAGTATTCAAGGCTGCCAGAACCATCAACGAAAGTGTTCTTCTTGAAATGCCTGTGCCAACCATTATCAGGGATGCACTACCCAAG TCAGGAAAAGCAAGCCTGGGTGAGGAACTGTACAAGGTCTTAACTGCAGAATCAAGCTCAGCTGAGGAAATGCTTAATTCTCTCAATCTAAAATCCGAACATAATGCCCTCGAGGTCATCAACAGGCTGGAAGCTGCTGTATTTTCGTGGAAAGAAAGAATTACAGAACAAGAAAGTGGTAGATCCCCTGTTCGAACATCATGGTCCTTCATTAAGGACCCAATGTCTGAGATTGATAAGATGGAGTCCCTATCGGATCGAGCAGAAAGACTAGTACAGCGGCTCAAGAACAGATACCACAACCTTCCCCGAACTTTTCTTGACGTCACAAAAATCCAATATGGCAAG GATGTTGGGCATTCAATCTTGGAAGCATATTCTCGAGTCCTTGGAAATTTGGCTTTCAGCATACTGTCTAGAATAGGTGATATACTGCAAGAAGATGCTCTGAACACTCCCAGTTCATTTTCAGTATCATCTTACTTCCCAGGGATTAATTTTACTAATAACTTAGAAACTTCAGTGCTTGGCCAAAACATAAGATACTCATTCCTTGATCGAAGCAGTGGGGATCACCGTAATTCTGACTCTACTTCATCTAATATTGATTTAGAGTTTTCGTACAGTGTGACTAAAGGAAGTCCTGTAACAGCAACACCAAGTCGGGCTAGGGTTTGGTGCATTGGTAGAGAGGCTTGTATCAGTGTTTCCCCTACAAATTCCCCTTGA
- the LOC112178768 gene encoding rop guanine nucleotide exchange factor 14 isoform X2: MTYNGLENCILNVQSFENESGTSRGDGFATDSLDDDASTCSSGKDAFGSFSSKWLTVNKDDHGLDEWEHLDSPKNFYVKEKPAYALQYTDVEAMKEKFAKLLLGEDITGGYNGLSTALALSNAITNLAATVFGELWKLEPLSEERKTKWQREMDWLLSPTNYMVELVPSRQNGANGRTLEIMTPKARADIHINLPALKKLDSMLIETLDSMVDTEFGYVEGGSRAEGRNRTPGQSKRWWLPSPQVPATGLSDTAKNKLLKQGKVVHQVFKAARTINESVLLEMPVPTIIRDALPKSGKASLGEELYKVLTAESSSAEEMLNSLNLKSEHNALEVINRLEAAVFSWKERITEQESGRSPVRTSWSFIKDPMSEIDKMESLSDRAERLVQRLKNRYHNLPRTFLDVTKIQYGKDVGHSILEAYSRVLGNLAFSILSRIGDILQEDALNTPSSFSVSSYFPGINFTNNLETSVLGQNIRYSFLDRSSGDHRNSDSTSSNIDLEFSYSVTKGSPVTATPSRARVWCIGREACISVSPTNSP, translated from the exons ATGACATACAATGGCCTTGAAAATTGCATTCTGAATGTACAATCTTTTGAGAATGAGAGCGGAACAAGTAGAGGAGATGGGTTTGCAACTGACTCACTGGATGATGATGCTTCCACCTGTTCTTCTGGCAAAGATGCTTTTGGCTCATTCTCTTCAAAATGGTTGACAGTGAACAAAGATGACCATGGTCTGGATGAATGGGAGCACTTAGACAGTCCCAAGAATTTCTATGTCAAAGAAAAACCTGCTTACGCACTCCAGTATACAGATGTGGAGGCAATGAAAGAAAAGTTTGCAAAGCTGCTATTGGGTGAAGATATTACAGGAGGGTACAATGGCCTCAGCACTGCTTTAGCATTGTCAAATGCCATCACAAATCTAGCAG CAACGGTTTTTGGAGAGCTGTGGAAACTGGAACCACTATCTGAAGAGAGGAAAACAAAATGGCAAAGAGAAATGGACTGGTTGCTCTCCCCTACCAACTATATGGTTGAGCTGGTTCCTTCCAGGCAAAATGGTGCTAATGGCCGGACATTAGAG ATTATGACTCCGAAAGCTCGTGCAgacatacacatcaatcttccaGCACTTAAGAAGTTGGACTCGATGCTTATT GAAACACTTGATTCAATGGTGGATACTGAGTTTGGGTATGTAGAAGGTGGTAGCAGGGCAGAAGGACGAAACAGAACTCCAGGTCAGAGCAAGAGATGGTGGCTCCCATCACCCCAGGTACCAGCTACTGGACTCTCTGATACAGCAAAGAATAAGTTACTTAAACAGGGTAAGGTGGTACATCAAGTATTCAAGGCTGCCAGAACCATCAACGAAAGTGTTCTTCTTGAAATGCCTGTGCCAACCATTATCAGGGATGCACTACCCAAG TCAGGAAAAGCAAGCCTGGGTGAGGAACTGTACAAGGTCTTAACTGCAGAATCAAGCTCAGCTGAGGAAATGCTTAATTCTCTCAATCTAAAATCCGAACATAATGCCCTCGAGGTCATCAACAGGCTGGAAGCTGCTGTATTTTCGTGGAAAGAAAGAATTACAGAACAAGAAAGTGGTAGATCCCCTGTTCGAACATCATGGTCCTTCATTAAGGACCCAATGTCTGAGATTGATAAGATGGAGTCCCTATCGGATCGAGCAGAAAGACTAGTACAGCGGCTCAAGAACAGATACCACAACCTTCCCCGAACTTTTCTTGACGTCACAAAAATCCAATATGGCAAG GATGTTGGGCATTCAATCTTGGAAGCATATTCTCGAGTCCTTGGAAATTTGGCTTTCAGCATACTGTCTAGAATAGGTGATATACTGCAAGAAGATGCTCTGAACACTCCCAGTTCATTTTCAGTATCATCTTACTTCCCAGGGATTAATTTTACTAATAACTTAGAAACTTCAGTGCTTGGCCAAAACATAAGATACTCATTCCTTGATCGAAGCAGTGGGGATCACCGTAATTCTGACTCTACTTCATCTAATATTGATTTAGAGTTTTCGTACAGTGTGACTAAAGGAAGTCCTGTAACAGCAACACCAAGTCGGGCTAGGGTTTGGTGCATTGGTAGAGAGGCTTGTATCAGTGTTTCCCCTACAAATTCCCCTTGA
- the LOC112178770 gene encoding glutathione S-transferase F13: protein MALKLHGLAFSTCTARAATAIYEKGQQFELVPVNLTAGEHKQPGFLAKNPFGQIPVLEDGDLTLFESRAIATYVAEKYKDSGSDLIRHQNLKEAALVKVWSEVESQTFHPVISAIVYQFLIAPLFGQQTDQAVIDANLEKLKNILDVYESRLKSSKYLAGDFFSLADLNHCPYLFYFMRSPWTSVVNERPHVKAWWEDISSRPSFKKVAEGMTFGQK from the exons ATGGCACTCAAGCTTCATGGCCTGGCTTTCTCAACATGCACAGCTCGTGCCGCAACCGCCATTTACGAGAAAGGACAGCAATTCGAGCTTGTCCCTGTCAACCTTACTGCAGGAGAACACAAGCAGCCAGGTTTCCTAGCCAAAAAT CCCTTTGGCCAAATTCCAGTCCTAGAGGATGGTGATCTCACTCTTTttg AGTCTAGAGCAATTGCAACATATGTGGCTGAAAAATACAAGGACTCGGGTTCCGATCTGATCAGGCACCAAAACCTCAAGGAAGCTGCACTTGTCAAGGTGTGGTCGGAGGTGGAGTCCCAGACCTTCCACCCCGTAATCTCCGCCATTGTCTACCAGTTTCTCATTGCGCCATTGTTCGGACAGCAGACAGACCAAGCCGTGATCGACGCAAACCTGGAGAAGCTCAAGAACATCCTCGATGTCTACGAGTCAAGGTTGAAGAGCAGCAAGTACTTGGCAGGAGATTTCTTCAGCCTTGCAGATCTTAACCACTGTCCCTACCTTTTCTACTTCATGAGGAGTCCGTGGACTTCGGTGGTGAATGAACGTCCTCATGTGAAAGCCTGGTGGGAGGACATTTCTTCAAGGCCAAGCTTCAAGAAAGTGGCCGAGGGAATGACCTTTGGTCAGAAGTAG
- the LOC112177789 gene encoding uncharacterized protein LOC112177789 — translation MSGIWRMNERVLIREEEGGIFVFQFKEQEVKHRVLHGGPWYYSNSMLLLADYDGLRAPSEVPLHFLEEWVAVTGLRVAMSNERALTRIGNLMGTFVRVDQVALQRKEATQRIRLIFDVRHRVWARRTVCFTPEVSVALEFRFEKCRGICKGCGFFTHGGGKCDQKLVKEAAVKEPSLVL, via the coding sequence ATGTCCGGAATTTGGCGGATGAATGAAAGGGTTTTGATCCGTGAAGAGGAGGGGGGGATCTTCGTGTTCCAGTTCAAGGAGCAGGAAGTGAAGCACCGAGTTCTTCATGGCGGCCCGTGGTATTACAGCAATTCTATGTTACTGCTTGCAGATTATGACGGTCTTAGGGCTCCGTCAGAGGTCCCTCTGCATTTTCTGGAGGAGTGGGTGGCGGTGACTGGTCTGCGAGTTGCCATGAGCAACGAGCGGGCTCTTACTCGGATTGGCAACTTAATGGGTACTTTTGTGAGGGTTGATCAAGTGGCGCTGCAAAGGAAGGAAGCCACCCAAAGGATCAGGCTGATCTTTGATGTGCGTCACCGTGTCTGGGCTCGGCGTACGGTCTGCTTCACGCCAGAGGTCTCGGTGGCACTTGAATTCCGATTTGAGAAATGTCGTGGGATCTGTAAGGGATGTGGCTTTTTCACCCATGGCGGAGGTAAGTGTGATCAGAAGCTGGTGAAGGAGGCGGCTGTGAAGGAGCCGAGTTTGGTTTTGTAG
- the LOC112175228 gene encoding alkylated DNA repair protein ALKBH8 homolog codes for MGLARFGRPKGAAEGQLSPNLFVANCGPAVGLSHDAIASAFGAFGQVKGVYAADDTGARVVVSFAEEASAQNALNALHGRPCAHLGGRTLHIRYSVLQPTSLGRVNDSVEVSLLDSELNIPGLYLFHDFVTAEEEEELLAAVDERPWKNLAKRRVQHYGYEFCYETRNVDSKKNLGSFPAFVPPILERISMLPKREDVETIALDQLTVNEYPPGVGLSPHIDTHSAFEGLIFSLSLAGPCIMEFRRYFEGDRPPRTSSSIDIETENSENNSNFLRRAVYLPPRSLLLLSGEARYAWHHYIPHHKVDKVKDSVIRRGSRRVSFTFRKVRTTPCQCEFPQYCDSQR; via the exons ATGGGTTTGGCGAGATTTGGGCGTCCGAAGGGAGCAGCAGAAGGGCAGTTGAGCCCCAACCTGTTCGTCGCCAACTGTGGGCCCGCCGTGGGACTATCCCACGACGCCATTGCTTCGGCGTTTGGGGCCTTCGGTCAAGTCAAAGGCGTCTACGCCGCCGACGACACCGGTGCTCGTGTCGTTGTCTCCTTTGCTGAAGAGGCCTCTGCCCAGAACGCCTTGAATGCGTTGCATGGCCGCCCTTGTGCTCACCTCGGGGGTCGTACCTTGCACATTCGCTATTCTGTTCTTCAACCCACTTCACTG GGTCGAGTCAATGACTCTGTGGAAGTATCTTTACTGGATTCTGAGTTGAATATTCCTGGCCTTTACTTATTCCACGATTTTGTCACGGCTGAAGAAGAGGAG GAGCTCCTTGCAGCAGTTGATGAAAGGCCTTGGAAAAATCTTGCAAAAAGAAGGGTTCAGCATTATGGCTATGAATTTTGTTATGAG ACGAGGAATGTTGATTCTAAGAAGAATTTAGGTTCATTTCCAGCATTTGTTCCCCCTATACTTGAAAGAATATCTATGCTTCCGAAGCGCGAGGATGTTGAAACTATAGCTTTGGACCAATTAACG GTTAATGAGTATCCACCTGGGGTGGGCTTGTCCCCACATATTGATACTCATTCTGCTTTTGAGGGATTAATTTTCAGCCTTTCGTTAGCAGGGCCTTGCATCATGGAGTTCAGAAGATACTTTGAAGGTGACCGGCCACCTAGAACTTCCTCAAGTATTGATATCGAAACAGAAAATTCTGAAAACAATTCAAATTTCTTAAGGAGGGCTGTATATCTCCCCCCTCGGTCTTTGTTACTATTATCTGGAGAGGCACGCTATGCTTGGCATCACTACATTCCACATCATAAG GTTGACAAGGTAAAAGACAGTGTGATCAGAAGAGGCTCAAGGAGGGTGTCTTTCACATttcgtaag